In Ktedonobacteraceae bacterium, one genomic interval encodes:
- a CDS encoding LacI family DNA-binding transcriptional regulator, with translation MRKKPTIDDIARLAGVSRTTISRVLNHKPDVDPATRERILRIIAEQNFVPSTAASGLAGGRSRLIGMLIPAWAWWMISDLAPGIIEYIKQTPYELVLYSINDEDIERDRSEVINRLLATQLTAGLLAIYPARASQHLTRLYKQGFPVVIIDDQQEQVTPWVGVDNSGGAYTMVRHLIGLGHRRIAHILGPADYLVSHDRYNGYRQALLEEGIEPDPELVLAGDFLPQSGRACAEKLFALPPEKRPTAIFASSDQMAYGVLAAAEVYGLSVPGDIAVVGFDDDRPSAHTRPPLTTIRQPYFEMGQRGIELLLSMIEAQTGTRAEQAQASTVRISLPTRLVVRESCGATLENEFSTSSGKPFLSK, from the coding sequence ATGCGTAAGAAGCCAACAATTGACGATATCGCGCGCCTGGCCGGTGTATCACGGACGACGATCTCGCGTGTCTTGAATCATAAGCCGGATGTAGACCCGGCGACGCGGGAGCGTATTTTGCGCATTATAGCGGAACAGAACTTCGTTCCCAGCACAGCTGCTTCCGGGCTGGCAGGCGGGCGCAGTCGATTGATCGGCATGCTCATACCGGCCTGGGCATGGTGGATGATCTCAGATCTTGCTCCCGGCATCATCGAGTATATCAAGCAAACACCATACGAACTGGTGCTCTACAGCATTAATGACGAGGATATCGAGAGAGATCGCAGCGAGGTGATTAATCGCCTGCTGGCAACCCAGTTGACGGCCGGACTGCTGGCGATCTATCCCGCGCGAGCTTCCCAGCATTTGACGCGCCTCTATAAGCAGGGATTTCCCGTTGTGATTATTGATGACCAGCAGGAACAGGTCACTCCATGGGTTGGAGTCGACAATAGCGGGGGCGCCTATACTATGGTTCGTCACCTCATCGGGCTTGGGCACCGGCGTATCGCCCACATCCTGGGGCCAGCAGATTATCTTGTGTCGCATGATCGTTATAATGGCTACCGCCAGGCCTTGCTTGAAGAAGGTATCGAGCCTGATCCCGAACTGGTGTTAGCGGGGGATTTTCTGCCCCAATCAGGGCGAGCTTGTGCCGAAAAACTCTTCGCGCTGCCACCGGAAAAACGTCCTACCGCCATTTTTGCCAGCAGCGACCAGATGGCCTATGGTGTGCTGGCCGCGGCTGAAGTGTATGGACTGTCGGTGCCGGGAGATATCGCTGTTGTCGGCTTTGACGATGATCGACCTTCGGCGCATACGCGGCCACCGCTGACGACCATCCGGCAGCCCTATTTTGAAATGGGCCAGCGCGGGATTGAATTATTGTTATCCATGATTGAGGCGCAAACGGGGACGAGGGCGGAGCAAGCTCAGGCCTCTACTGTTCGTATTTCACTTCCTACCCGCCTTGTAGTGCGTGAATCGTGTGGGGCAACGCTCGAAAATGAATTTTCGACATCATCTGGTAAACCGTTCCTGTCCAAATAA
- a CDS encoding amino acid deaminase/aldolase gives MMKDYAYYKSVFGNRPMPLAYVDLDLLEQNIRQVIARVRGNEGKTGKCVRLASKSLRCVAITRRILASDPCFQGLMCFTAREVVYMAKQGFDDLLLGYPAYNEQDIAAIARETAEGAHITLMVDCLEHVEQVEKVARQYGVRLPLCLEVDMSLDVPGLHFGVWRSSLRTAEQARPVVRRIVASDHVWLDGLMGYEAQIAGVGDNFVGQTIKNTLVRQLKRRSIREVATRRAALVEMIGSYGVALRFVNGGGTGSIDSTRAEDVVTEITVGSAFYAPALFDNYRNFRYQPAAGFAIEIVRHPQPTIYTCLGGGYVASGSAGPEKLPQPYLPQGAALEALEGAGEVQTPIRYNGPVALAIGDPIFLRHSKAGELCERFTHLLLVQNGAVVDEVTTYRGDGQCFL, from the coding sequence ATGATGAAAGACTATGCCTACTACAAATCGGTATTTGGTAACCGCCCGATGCCGCTTGCCTATGTTGATCTTGATCTGCTCGAGCAAAACATACGCCAGGTGATCGCCCGGGTCAGGGGAAACGAGGGAAAAACGGGAAAGTGCGTGCGGCTGGCATCCAAGTCGCTGCGCTGTGTTGCCATTACGCGGCGCATCCTGGCGTCCGATCCATGTTTTCAAGGCTTGATGTGCTTTACGGCCAGGGAAGTTGTGTACATGGCGAAGCAGGGCTTCGATGATCTGCTTCTCGGCTACCCGGCTTATAACGAGCAAGATATCGCGGCGATAGCGCGCGAGACGGCAGAGGGGGCGCATATCACGTTGATGGTTGATTGTCTCGAACACGTGGAGCAGGTCGAGAAGGTGGCCCGGCAATATGGCGTGCGATTGCCGTTGTGCCTGGAAGTCGATATGTCGCTAGATGTGCCTGGCCTTCATTTTGGTGTCTGGCGGTCTTCTTTACGCACGGCTGAGCAGGCGCGACCGGTGGTCAGGCGGATTGTAGCGTCCGACCACGTGTGGCTGGATGGCTTGATGGGCTATGAGGCGCAGATCGCGGGCGTAGGCGATAATTTCGTGGGGCAAACAATCAAGAATACGCTGGTGAGACAGTTGAAGCGGCGCTCAATTCGTGAGGTTGCCACAAGGCGGGCCGCGCTGGTTGAGATGATTGGCTCATATGGGGTAGCGCTGCGTTTCGTGAACGGTGGTGGAACGGGCAGCATCGACAGCACGCGAGCAGAAGATGTGGTGACGGAGATCACGGTGGGATCCGCGTTCTACGCTCCGGCTCTCTTCGATAACTACCGCAATTTCCGCTACCAACCTGCCGCGGGCTTCGCCATTGAGATCGTGCGGCACCCGCAGCCAACCATCTACACGTGCCTGGGTGGTGGTTATGTTGCTTCCGGCTCTGCTGGCCCCGAGAAGCTACCCCAACCCTATTTGCCACAAGGGGCCGCGCTTGAGGCGCTCGAAGGAGCAGGCGAGGTGCAAACGCCTATACGTTACAATGGGCCGGTAGCGCTTGCAATCGGCGATCCTATATTCCTGCGCCATAGCAAGGCCGGCGAGCTTTGCGAGCGCTTTACGCATTTGCTGCTTGTCCAGAACGGAGCGGTCGTGGACGAGGTAACGACTTATCGCGGCGATGGGCAATGTTTTCTGTAG
- a CDS encoding D-arabinono-1,4-lactone oxidase: MALSNREASRPARWHNWSGSVRAAPRQIVKPGSINGLVHMIEQFGREGRQVRVVGSGHSFTPLAQTGDVLMSLDNLQGVEQVDTEHGRVTVLGGTKLKYLGDVLFAHGLAQENLGDINVQSIAGAISTGTHGTGVRFGSLATQVEGLTLVTASGELLECSPEQNADIFKAAQVSLGTLGVIAKVTLRVVPAKRLHYVGQRKKLADCLDHLEQYKQGNSHFEFFWFPYTEWVQAKFLNETDEPASKNTLWSTFNKIVLENWVYWLLSECCRLAPGLSKTACHISAASISHIDEINYSHLLYSTPRMVRFQEMEYNIPAEHTRAVITEIQECINREQFQVHFPMECRFVHADDIWLSPAYERDSAYIAVHMYRGMPYKSYFEHIEEIFRRYDGRPHWGKMHTRTAGELAALYPRWHDFRRIRSRLDPQGMFLNDYLRKLFDAGGPIPEDVAPTQQDDAISTD, from the coding sequence ATGGCTCTAAGCAATAGAGAGGCCTCACGCCCGGCACGCTGGCATAACTGGTCGGGGTCCGTTCGCGCTGCTCCACGGCAGATCGTGAAACCGGGCAGCATCAACGGGCTGGTGCATATGATCGAGCAATTTGGGCGCGAGGGACGGCAAGTGCGGGTGGTTGGTTCTGGCCATTCATTTACGCCGCTGGCACAGACCGGCGATGTGTTGATGTCGCTGGATAATCTGCAAGGGGTTGAGCAGGTCGATACCGAGCATGGCAGGGTAACGGTGCTGGGCGGAACGAAGCTGAAGTACCTGGGCGATGTGTTGTTCGCGCATGGGCTGGCGCAGGAGAATCTGGGCGATATCAATGTGCAGAGTATCGCCGGTGCTATCAGCACGGGTACGCATGGCACCGGAGTGCGCTTTGGCTCGCTGGCGACGCAGGTTGAAGGATTGACGCTGGTCACAGCTTCCGGGGAGCTACTGGAATGCTCGCCCGAACAGAATGCTGATATATTCAAGGCGGCGCAGGTATCGCTGGGCACATTGGGGGTGATTGCGAAGGTGACGCTGCGGGTAGTGCCTGCCAAGCGCCTGCATTACGTGGGCCAGCGTAAGAAGCTGGCCGATTGCCTGGATCACCTGGAGCAGTATAAGCAGGGGAATTCGCACTTCGAGTTTTTCTGGTTCCCCTATACCGAATGGGTGCAGGCCAAATTCCTGAATGAGACGGATGAGCCGGCGAGCAAGAATACCCTGTGGAGCACCTTCAATAAGATCGTGCTGGAAAACTGGGTCTACTGGCTACTTTCGGAATGCTGCCGCCTGGCTCCTGGACTCTCGAAGACGGCGTGCCATATTTCAGCGGCCAGCATTTCGCATATCGACGAGATCAACTACAGCCACTTGCTCTACTCAACGCCGCGCATGGTGCGTTTTCAAGAGATGGAGTACAATATCCCGGCAGAGCATACGAGGGCAGTTATCACGGAAATTCAGGAGTGCATCAACCGCGAGCAATTTCAGGTTCACTTTCCAATGGAGTGCCGCTTTGTCCACGCGGATGATATCTGGCTCAGCCCGGCCTACGAGCGCGATTCGGCCTATATCGCGGTGCATATGTACCGTGGCATGCCTTACAAATCTTATTTTGAGCACATCGAGGAAATTTTCCGCCGCTACGACGGCAGGCCGCATTGGGGCAAAATGCACACGCGCACAGCAGGGGAACTGGCGGCGCTCTACCCGCGCTGGCATGATTTCCGGCGTATCCGCTCCAGGCTCGATCCACAGGGCATGTTTCTCAACGATTACCTGCGCAAGCTGTTCGATGCTGGTGGGCCTATACCTGAAGATGTCGCGCCGACCCAGCAAGATGATGCGATAAGTACGGATTAG
- a CDS encoding LLM class F420-dependent oxidoreductase, with translation MAMDFGIIAPQGWRLDLVNISDPVEAYEAMTRVVREAESLGFVSTWLYDHFHTIPAPMQEITFECWTSCAALARDTQQIRIGQMVTCNSYRNPALLAKMASTVDVLSHGRLILGIGAGWYKHEYLAYGYPYPGTHERLQRLNEAVQIILAMWTQEEPTFEGTYYSIRGAINQPKGAQKPHIPLLIGGGGEKVTLRLVAQYADACNIGGDIPTIKHKLDVLKQHCEEVGRDYNSIRRTTLIDYCAIASTEEEAIAKLTPDERQNLDELLPESLIGTPAQIRERLREYEDAGIQEIIVRFVDAVQLDSIRMFARECM, from the coding sequence ATGGCGATGGATTTTGGTATTATCGCGCCACAGGGATGGCGCCTGGATTTAGTGAACATTTCCGACCCGGTGGAAGCGTATGAAGCGATGACGCGCGTGGTGCGGGAGGCCGAATCGCTTGGCTTTGTCTCGACCTGGCTCTACGACCATTTTCATACTATCCCCGCTCCAATGCAGGAAATAACGTTCGAGTGCTGGACGAGTTGCGCGGCCCTGGCCCGCGATACGCAGCAAATCCGTATCGGCCAGATGGTGACGTGTAACAGTTATCGCAATCCGGCGCTACTGGCAAAGATGGCCAGCACCGTGGATGTACTCAGCCATGGCCGGCTTATACTGGGCATTGGCGCCGGCTGGTATAAACACGAATATCTCGCCTATGGCTACCCCTATCCAGGCACCCACGAGCGATTGCAGCGTCTGAACGAGGCCGTTCAGATTATCCTGGCTATGTGGACGCAGGAGGAACCGACATTCGAGGGAACATACTATTCGATTCGAGGAGCCATCAATCAGCCCAAAGGAGCGCAAAAGCCACATATTCCCTTATTGATCGGCGGAGGTGGTGAAAAGGTGACACTCAGGCTGGTCGCGCAATACGCGGATGCCTGCAACATCGGCGGAGACATACCGACCATCAAGCACAAACTGGATGTCCTCAAGCAGCACTGCGAGGAGGTGGGACGGGACTACAACTCAATCCGGCGCACGACTTTGATCGATTATTGCGCCATCGCCAGCACAGAGGAGGAGGCTATCGCGAAACTGACGCCGGACGAGCGCCAGAACCTCGATGAGTTGCTCCCGGAATCCCTGATTGGCACTCCTGCGCAGATTCGCGAGCGCCTGCGGGAATACGAAGATGCGGGGATACAGGAGATCATTGTGCGCTTCGTTGATGCCGTGCAGTTGGATTCGATACGAATGTTTGCGCGGGAGTGCATGTAA
- a CDS encoding YfbR-like 5'-deoxynucleotidase, translated as MDEHIDYENIFTPQGMLGHVSKNPNLDFLMNIFNIPRVYSVSGFGTWNVGQHTVAVAFLVLYWSVFHSYPQEKRDRLVTLALMHDVHEAVIGDILPFFKTAAVKEAIDSIQNDILQAFGIEEDQELHDELKLLDMIGFLYEIGQSSPRGIDPSKSELIKQMYARQKEEILKYAEKTNIERQTVSDFLAAMNL; from the coding sequence ATGGACGAACACATTGACTACGAAAACATTTTTACGCCCCAGGGCATGCTGGGACACGTCTCGAAGAATCCCAACCTGGATTTCCTGATGAATATCTTCAACATTCCCAGGGTCTATAGCGTTTCCGGCTTTGGCACCTGGAATGTCGGGCAGCATACCGTCGCCGTCGCCTTCCTGGTGCTCTACTGGTCGGTGTTCCATTCCTACCCACAGGAAAAACGCGACCGCCTCGTCACGCTGGCATTAATGCACGATGTGCATGAGGCCGTCATCGGAGATATCCTGCCCTTTTTCAAAACTGCTGCCGTCAAAGAGGCCATCGACTCCATTCAGAACGATATCCTGCAAGCATTTGGCATTGAAGAAGACCAGGAACTGCACGATGAACTGAAATTACTGGACATGATCGGCTTTCTCTACGAAATCGGCCAGTCTTCACCAAGAGGCATCGACCCATCTAAGAGCGAGCTGATCAAGCAGATGTATGCACGGCAAAAAGAGGAAATCCTGAAATATGCCGAGAAAACAAACATCGAGCGGCAAACGGTCAGCGATTTCCTGGCAGCGATGAATCTGTAA
- a CDS encoding SDR family NAD(P)-dependent oxidoreductase yields MRDFHARYGPWAVVAGASQGLGAEFATQLAVKKLNLFLIARRKDVLDELAAKLQQDYAVEVRTLELDLAREDAGSVVEAATSDIDVGLLVYNAALSKIGPFLNTSLQDHLDEIAINCRAPMTLAYLFGQKMQQRGRGGIVLLSSLSSSQGSALISSYTATKAYNRLLAEGLWEELRGQGVDVMACCPSAVSTPNYLASAPRSGRISASTMTPAEVVTETLAALGKQPLIIPGWSNRMANIVMQRVLPHKMAIKLMGRVMRGMYLKP; encoded by the coding sequence ATGAGGGATTTTCATGCACGCTATGGTCCATGGGCGGTGGTTGCCGGGGCTTCACAGGGCCTCGGCGCTGAATTTGCGACACAACTGGCCGTGAAAAAACTCAACCTCTTCCTGATTGCGCGGCGCAAAGATGTATTAGACGAACTCGCTGCGAAATTGCAGCAGGATTACGCGGTAGAGGTCAGAACGTTAGAATTGGACCTGGCGCGTGAGGATGCCGGTTCGGTAGTTGAGGCGGCTACGAGCGATATCGACGTGGGCCTGCTGGTGTACAACGCGGCCCTCTCTAAGATTGGCCCATTCTTAAATACTTCACTGCAAGACCACCTGGACGAGATCGCCATCAATTGCCGCGCCCCCATGACGCTTGCTTATCTTTTTGGGCAGAAGATGCAGCAACGTGGTCGCGGTGGAATTGTGCTGTTGTCTTCGCTCAGTTCCTCGCAAGGCTCGGCATTGATTAGCAGCTATACGGCAACCAAGGCCTATAATCGACTACTGGCCGAGGGTTTGTGGGAAGAACTACGCGGGCAGGGTGTCGATGTCATGGCCTGCTGCCCCAGCGCGGTTAGCACCCCCAATTACCTCGCGAGCGCGCCCCGCTCAGGTCGCATATCGGCCTCAACGATGACACCTGCCGAAGTGGTGACTGAAACGCTGGCGGCGCTTGGAAAACAGCCGCTCATTATTCCCGGTTGGAGTAATCGCATGGCGAATATCGTTATGCAGCGCGTCCTTCCCCACAAGATGGCGATTAAGCTGATGGGCAGGGTAATGCGAGGCATGTACCTCAAGCCCTGA
- a CDS encoding MFS transporter translates to MHHKTKHDPYRALRFGSFRLLFIGTFIATIGEQMINVAIGWELYQRTGSALALGWVGLVQIIPVILLALPAGQLADRFNRKRIVIVTQILLALASIGLTMLSFTHGPLLLIYACLLLIGCGVAFGNPASSTLIPQIVPEDVFASAATWSSSSWQLAAVLGPALGGFVIAVSGGATLVYALNATAALLYAILLLPITVKRQVPLPAETTTTGSLLEGVRFLKKSQVILAAITLDLFAVLLGGATTLLPIYARDILRVGPTGLGWLRAAPSIGAVCISLSLAHIPPFKKAGLTLLLAVAGFGIATFIFGISTSFWLSMLMLFLLGGLDNISVVIRSTLLLTRTPDSMRGRVAAVNTLFVGASNELGGFESGLAAQLFGPVISVAAGGIGTVLVVLAVALIWPEMRRLGRL, encoded by the coding sequence ATGCATCATAAAACAAAACACGATCCCTATCGCGCCCTGCGCTTCGGCTCTTTCCGGCTCTTATTCATTGGCACGTTCATCGCCACCATCGGCGAGCAGATGATCAATGTCGCCATCGGTTGGGAATTGTACCAGCGTACTGGCTCCGCCCTGGCGCTCGGATGGGTCGGGCTGGTACAGATCATTCCCGTCATACTGCTTGCGCTTCCCGCGGGTCAGCTCGCCGACCGCTTCAACCGCAAGCGCATCGTCATTGTCACGCAGATTCTGCTGGCCCTGGCCTCCATCGGATTAACCATGCTCTCCTTTACGCATGGTCCGCTGCTCCTGATCTACGCCTGCCTGCTGTTGATTGGCTGCGGCGTCGCATTTGGCAATCCCGCCAGCTCGACGCTGATCCCGCAGATTGTGCCTGAGGACGTGTTCGCCAGTGCCGCCACGTGGTCGAGTAGTTCCTGGCAGCTCGCCGCCGTGCTTGGACCGGCCCTGGGCGGATTCGTCATCGCGGTAAGCGGCGGCGCGACGCTCGTCTATGCGCTGAACGCCACAGCCGCCCTGCTGTATGCCATCCTGCTTTTACCCATCACCGTGAAAAGGCAGGTGCCGCTACCGGCTGAAACAACGACCACCGGTTCGCTATTGGAAGGTGTCAGATTCCTCAAAAAAAGCCAGGTCATCCTCGCTGCCATCACGCTCGACCTCTTCGCCGTCCTGCTGGGCGGCGCGACCACTCTGCTGCCAATCTACGCCAGGGACATCCTGCGCGTCGGGCCAACCGGCCTGGGTTGGTTGCGAGCAGCGCCCTCGATAGGCGCGGTCTGCATCTCCCTTTCGCTTGCCCATATCCCGCCTTTCAAAAAGGCCGGCCTTACGCTTTTGCTGGCCGTGGCGGGTTTCGGTATCGCCACCTTCATCTTCGGCATCTCCACCTCGTTCTGGCTCTCCATGCTCATGCTGTTCCTGCTGGGCGGCCTTGACAATATCTCCGTCGTCATTCGCAGCACCCTGCTGCTGACGCGCACTCCGGACTCCATGCGCGGGCGCGTTGCCGCCGTCAATACGCTATTCGTGGGCGCCTCGAACGAACTGGGCGGCTTCGAGTCCGGCCTGGCCGCGCAGTTATTCGGCCCCGTCATCTCAGTCGCGGCGGGCGGCATCGGGACGGTACTGGTGGTGCTGGCGGTTGCCCTGATCTGGCCTGAGATGCGCAGGCTGGGACGGCTGTAA
- a CDS encoding MFS transporter yields MATPPREQNRQHEKGRNRPHKSHRWMNGRLPYRPVGAPIRYTSPLPPLEPPPTPRVKTVQRRLEGLFLAAFINRNFALMWWGQAISSIGDYAWDTALVLWIASYLAAGQSWAPLAVSGVVLAAALPQIVVGPIAGVFVDRWDKRRTMIIMAMLQAIVATMLVLAALNIRFPFVGSEQFQNFWRIVAVYIDVVALTIFAQFFIPAQFALIKDIVPEQKQDQALETSQAIQGLSIIIGPPVAAALVFGLGVAWALVLDACSFMIVLFAIFAIQAPPSAHSLAPGEAGHFSREFLDGLGYVINHRVLRTILVAEVLTWLGFGALQSLGYFFITENLHAPASDYGLFGADFGVGAIVGALLVTLIGQRIGLSRLLWVSLITSGLFVILMSHVSNFPIALGAAFLFGVSTTAIIVTAGPLALHGTSREYVGRVMAVINPIGRLAALVSVVLAGYFVSTVLQGFHASLLGITFGPIDTVFTFMGLLAMAGGFYARVSLRAIAESVPAPAEPGQNNVQGHMNQSQHAS; encoded by the coding sequence ATGGCAACCCCGCCCAGGGAGCAGAACAGGCAGCACGAGAAGGGCCGCAATAGACCGCACAAATCACATCGCTGGATGAATGGTCGCCTGCCCTACAGACCTGTTGGCGCACCCATACGGTATACGTCCCCGCTTCCGCCGCTAGAGCCTCCACCTACACCCAGAGTAAAGACTGTACAACGGCGCCTGGAGGGCCTCTTCCTGGCCGCATTTATTAACCGCAACTTTGCATTGATGTGGTGGGGGCAGGCTATCTCCAGCATTGGTGACTACGCCTGGGATACCGCGCTTGTGCTCTGGATAGCTTCTTATCTCGCGGCTGGTCAGTCCTGGGCGCCGCTTGCCGTCAGCGGTGTTGTCCTGGCAGCCGCCCTGCCACAGATCGTCGTCGGCCCCATAGCAGGCGTCTTTGTAGACCGCTGGGATAAACGGCGTACCATGATCATCATGGCCATGCTGCAAGCAATTGTCGCCACTATGCTCGTGCTGGCGGCCCTCAATATCCGTTTTCCTTTTGTGGGGAGCGAGCAGTTTCAGAATTTCTGGCGCATTGTTGCCGTCTACATTGATGTAGTCGCACTCACCATCTTCGCCCAATTCTTCATCCCCGCACAGTTCGCGCTGATTAAGGATATCGTCCCTGAGCAGAAGCAAGACCAGGCGCTGGAGACAAGCCAGGCTATCCAGGGACTCTCAATCATCATTGGCCCGCCTGTAGCGGCGGCGCTTGTCTTCGGCCTCGGCGTCGCCTGGGCTTTAGTACTCGATGCTTGCTCATTCATGATCGTCCTCTTCGCCATCTTTGCAATCCAGGCGCCGCCATCGGCCCACAGCCTTGCGCCGGGCGAGGCCGGACATTTTTCCCGCGAATTTCTCGATGGCCTGGGCTACGTCATCAACCATCGCGTCCTGCGCACCATCCTGGTCGCCGAGGTCCTCACCTGGCTCGGCTTTGGCGCCCTGCAATCTCTCGGCTACTTCTTTATCACCGAGAATTTGCATGCGCCTGCCAGCGACTATGGATTATTCGGCGCGGACTTTGGCGTCGGAGCCATAGTGGGCGCTTTGCTGGTCACCCTCATTGGACAGCGCATCGGTCTGAGCCGGCTTCTGTGGGTCTCTCTGATCACATCTGGCCTGTTCGTCATCCTCATGTCGCATGTGAGCAACTTCCCTATCGCGTTGGGAGCAGCTTTCCTTTTCGGTGTCTCCACTACCGCCATCATCGTCACCGCCGGGCCTCTGGCCTTGCATGGTACCTCTCGCGAGTACGTGGGCCGCGTCATGGCTGTCATCAACCCGATTGGTCGCCTTGCCGCCCTCGTCTCCGTTGTACTGGCCGGTTACTTCGTCAGCACCGTCTTGCAAGGCTTTCATGCCAGTCTGCTCGGCATCACATTTGGCCCCATCGACACCGTTTTCACCTTCATGGGCCTGCTCGCTATGGCCGGTGGCTTCTATGCCCGTGTCAGCCTGCGCGCGATCGCTGAGTCCGTTCCCGCACCCGCGGAGCCTGGCCAGAACAATGTGCAAGGCCACATGAATCAGTCGCAGCATGCATCATAA